GATTACGACCTTAATGGGGGGTGGTCGTTATAACGGACTTGTCGAAGAAATCGGGGGACCGGAAACACCCGGAATTGGTTTTGCGCTCAGTATTGAAAGGCTGTTAATGGCACTTGAAACCCAGGGAATTAAACTGCCTGCTGATCACCAAGTGGATGCCTACCTCGTGACGATGGGGGAGCTGGCGAAAGATCAGGCGCCTTCTTTGATTCACAAGTTACGGCATGCAGGATTATCCGTGGATACGGATTATCTTTCACGGAAAATGAAAGGGCAGATGAAAGCTGCCGGAAGAATCAATGCCGGGTACGCCTTGATTCTTGGTGATGAGGAAGTGCAAGCCGGAACGATTGAAGTAAAGCATATGTTAACCGGTTCTCAGGAAACGGTTAACATCAGTGAATTGACCGACTATCTTAAAGAAGGAAAGACGAAAGGGGAATCATAATGCAGGAGCGCACACACATCTGTGGGGAATTAAATGAAATGCATATTGGGGAAACGGTAATTTTACAAGGCTGGGTAAAGCGGCGCCGTGACCTGGGAGAACTGATTTTTGTTGACTTGAGAGACCGTTCCGGGTACGTCCAGATCGTTTTTAATGGTGATGAGAACCGGGAAGCTCATGCGCTCGCGGAAAAAATACGCAGCGAGTACGTGATTGAAGTGACAGGCACCGTTATGAAACGGGATGCTGAGAATGTGAATGAGAAGATCTCTACAGGGACGATTGAAATTAACGTCACGGACATCACGATCTTGAATAAAGCAAAGGGCCTTCCTTTCATGATTGAGGATGAGCAGGAGATCAATGAAGATGTGAGGCTGAAATACCGGTATCTGGATTTGAGAAGACAGAAAATGGCAGATACCATGCATATGCGTTACAGAACGACAAAACTTATCCGCGATATTCTCGATGAAGAGGCGTTTATGGAGATCGAAACGCCGATTCTGACGAAGAGCACACCGGAAGGTGCGCGGGATTATTTGGTGCCTTCCCGTGTTCACGGCGGTTCGTTTTATGCATTACCGCAGTCTCCGCAGCTTTTTAAACAATTGCTGATGGTCTCCGGTTTTGAGCGTTACTATCAGATTGCCCGATGTTTTCGTGATGAGGATCTCAGAGCAGACCGGCAGCCGGAATTCACGCAGGTGGATATCGAAGCCTCCTTCATGGGTAAGGAAGCGATGCTCTCCATGATGGAAAAGATGATGATCCAACTCGTAAAGACCTTAAAGGGGGCCGATGTGCAGGCGCCTTTCCCGCGTTTGACCTACCATGAAGCGATGGAACGTTTCGGTTCCGATAAACCGGATTTACGATTCGGTATGGAATTAAAGAATGTATCTGAACTGGTGAAAGATTCGTCATTTAAGGTCTTTTCCGGAACCGTTGAACGTGGTGATGTAGTGAAAGGGATCTGCGTGAAAGGGATTGGACCGGACAATTCCCGCAAAGACCTCGATAATCTGTCCGCGTTTGCAGAAATCTATGGCGCGAAAGGACTTGCCTGGTTGAAGGTTGAAGATGATGGTGAATTGAAAGGCCCGATAGCCAAGTTCTTCAATGACGAAAAGTCAAAAGCGCTGATCGATATCTTCGATGCTTCAACTGATGATGTGCTGTTATTCGTGGCGGATAAACGAAAAGTAGCAAATGATGTCCTCGGAAACCTGCGAAATAAATTTGCAAAAGAGTTGAAGCTGTTCGACCCGAAAGACTTCAACTTCCTTTGGGTGACGGAATTCCCGCTGCTCTCTTATGATGAGGAGATGGGTCGTTATATGGCTGAGCATCATCCATTCACACGACCTGTTGCAGCTGACGAGGCGCTTTTGACAGAATCGCCCGAAAAGGTTCGTGCAGAAGCATATGACCTGGTTTTGAACGGCTATGAACTTGGCGGCGGTTCCCAGCGTATTTATGAACGTGACCTTCAGGAGAAGATGTTTTCGGCACTCGGTTTTACCGATGAAGAAGCAAAATCCCAGTTTGGGTTCCTGCTCGATGCCTTTGAATACGGTACTCCTCCTCATGGCGGCATCGCTTTAGGTCTTGACCGTCTTGTCATGATCCTGGCCGAACGAACGAACCTGCGTGATACAATTGCCTTTCCGAAGACGGCCAGTGCGAACTGTCTGTTAACCAATGCGCCAAGTGGTGTCAGTGATGCGCAGCTGGATGAATTGAAACTGGCCGTTAAAGACCAGAAGCCCGCTGATTCATAAGGTTCATGATTTTTAGAAAAATAAGGATAAAAAATGTTCACTGATCGGACCATGTAAGCTCTTGTGTTTTTTCTGATTCAGAGGTAAAATAAGAGTAATCAATAAAGCATATGTGTAAAGAGTTCCTGTGGTGTTCGTTAAAAACTTAACGTTTTGAGCCAACACTTATACATCGGGAGCCTGAACCTTGAGTTTCAGCAACAATAACATGCCCCGTAAATGGGGAAGTTAGCGGTGCTGAACAGGGCACCCACCTGCCAATGCAGGTTCAAACCAAGGTCAATGGACGGCATTCACGGGACTCTTATTTATACGCACAGCCGTATTGTCAGTCAGCTCTGGCAATGCTATAATCAGATACGATTCATCAGGGCACTCCTCTTATATGGAGTGCTCTTTTATCTTTTCAGACTTTGCTTTGAGATTGCAAAAACGATTCACGCAGGGTTAAGAACAGGAGGAAATCATGCATCATCAATTTTCAAGAAATGAACTGGCTATCGGTGAAGATGGTCTTGAACGATTGAAAAACAAAACAGTAGCTGTACTCGGAATCGGTGGTGTCGGATCATTTTCTGCAGAGGCGTTAGTACGATCAGGGGTTGGACGAATTATTCTTGTGGATAAAGACGATATTGATATCACGAATGTGAACCGCCAGATTCACGCGCTGTTGTCGACCGTCGGGAAACCTAAAGTTGATGTGATGAAAGAACGGATGATGGATATTAATCCAGACTGTGAGATCATTGCGTTAAAAATGTTTTATACGGATGAGACCTATGAAACCTTTTTCTCTTATCAACCGGATTATGTCATCGATGCATCGGATACGGTCAGTTATAAGATTCATCTCATGAAAGAGTGCCTTAACCGGAAAATACCCATTATTTCTGCAATGGGGGCTGCTAACAAAATGGATCCTTCCCGTCTGGAAATTGCGGATATTTCAGATACCCGATACGACCCATTGGCGAAAGTCATCAGAACCCGTCTTCGCAAAGAGGGTATTCACAGTGGAGTGGAAGTGGTTTACTCTGAGGAACAGCCGATTGTGATTCGTGAGGAAATCCGTCAGAAAATAGTTTCGGAACAAGCTGAAAAAGGAAGCATTCGAAAAGCCAAACTCCCGCCCTCTTCAAACGCATTTGTTCCGTCTGTTTCAGGGTTGATGATGGCAGGTCACGTCATTACCAGACTTTTGGATGGGATTTCGATTCATAGAAACAACTGAATTTCACAGGTATTTCAGCTGTTTTATTTATATTTTCATACAAGTGTCAGTTTGTGAATTAAATAACACTACACAAACGTTAAAAAACAATAAACGATAATAAGAGGAGATTCTTTCGGAATTTGTATAGACAAGATGGAAATCTAATATTTCTTGTCATATGCTATTGAAAGAATCTCTAGTTTTTTCTACAATGAAAGCACTTACATAAGGTCATCTGATGACTGCTGCAGCAGAACGACGAGATGAGCTTAGGTAAACCAAATGGAGAGTTTGTCAAACCAAAGAATTAAATCAAACGGGGGGATGTTGAGTGTTATTTTTAACAGCGATTAGTGCCATTTTATTTCCGTTCATTTTTCTTGTACTATTTCGTATGCCGGCAAAAAAAGGGATGCTGTTTAGTGCAATCATCTTTATTTTACTGGCGTTTCTGGTATGGGGGATGGATCTTCATACACTGAGTGCATCGATTTTGGAAGGTTTTCACAGAGCGGTGACAATTCTGTTTATTCTATTGGGAGCGATTGTTCTCCTGAATACGCTTAGGCAAACAGGTGCCGTTGAACGAATTAACGAAGGTTTCAGAAACATTTCACCGGATATGCGTGTACAGGTAGTCATTGTTGCATTCCTGTTCGGGAGTCTGATCGAAGGTGCTGCCGGATTTGGTACACCAGCAGCTGTCACAGGGCCTTTGATGGTTGCACTCGGTTTCACACCACTAGCGGCTGCGACTACGGCATTGATTGCCGATAGTACATCAGTATCTTTTGGAGCAGTTGGTACACCGGTTATTGTCGGCTTAAGTAACATAGAAGGTGCCGGGGCAGAGATGTTCCAGGAGGTAGCCATCCGCATCACGATGATGGATCTTCTTGTCGGTACACTCGTACCTTTCGCCCTAGTTGTGGTATTGACCGTTGCATTCGGTAAAAAGCGTGGCATGTCGTCTATCTTCTCCATGTTGCCTTGGTCTTTGCTCGTCGGGTTTACGTACACCATTTCGGCATTTGTTTACGCTTACTTGTTCGGACCGGAATTCGTTGCCATTCTGGCTTCAATGACGGCACTGGCTGTTGCAACAGTCACAGCGAAGAAGAAAATTTTGCTTCCAAAAGAAGTTTGGCAAGATGCGCTTCAGGATGACTTTGTTGTGCCGGACACGAAATCTGAAATGAGTCTCTTATCAGCATGGAGCCCGTACATGATTGTTGTCGTATTGCTCTTGTTGACGCGAATTGTTGAACCGATTCAAAACTTTACGCAAACAGCGATTGATTTCGGGTGGAATGACATTTTAGGTGTTGAGGGCGTTTCGTCAGCGTGGCAAGTGCTCTATTCACCTGGTGCTGTACTCTTATTGGCTGCCTTCATTTCTGTTTTCACCCAGAAGAAGAAACTGTCTAACTTTGTAACAGCAACGAAGCAGTCCTTGGGGACCATTCAAGGAGCGGCGTTGGCGCTCTTACCGACACTGGCCCTGGTACAGGTATTTACGAACTCAGGAATGAATGCCCAAGATCTAGTTTCCATGCCGCAGCACATTGCAACGGTAATGGCAGGATCGCTCGGCGGAATGTGGCTTTTTGTTGCACCGTACCTCGGGTTACTCGGTTCCTTTATTACAGGAAGTGCTACCGTATCCACCTTGACGTTTGCACCGATCCAATACAGTGCAGCATTGGATACAGGCCTTAATGTGAATCTGATCTTGGGTCAACAAATCGCAGGTGCAGCAGCCGGGAACATGATTTGTGTTCATAACGTTGTTGCCGCCGCTGCTGTTGTAGGAATGGTTGGTAAAGAAGGCGACATCATCCGGAAGACGTTGATTCCAGCACTTCTGTACGGACTGTTTCTTGGTATCGCAGGAACCATCGTATTGCTGATTATCTGATCGAAGGTGTTAAAAACAGGGCAAACGTTCAACGTTTGCCCTTCTTTTTAAACACAGAATGATAGAAAGTCTTTACATGTAAAAACGCTTTCAGTACAATGAATTTGATCAAAAAATTTTTTACGTCAACTCATCCGGTCATCAGATGAGTGCAAAAAAGCGCGGGGAGGCATATATATGAAGGTGTCATTATTTTTAACCTGTTTGGCAGATGTTGTTTACCCTTCTTCTGTTGGACAAAGCTCGGTTGAAGTTCTTGAGAGACTCGGTTGTGAAGTGGATTTTCCAAAGCAGCAAACCTGTTGCGGACAGCCTGCATTCAACAGTGGTTTTCACAGGGAGTCAAGGGATGTTGCGAAACATATGATTAAAGTATTCGAGAATGCCGAATACGTCGTTTCACCATCTGGTTCCTGTACAGCCATGTTTCACGAATATCCAAAGCTCTTCGAAGAGGATGCCGAGTGGCTGGAAAAAGCAGAAGCATTGAAAGCGAAATCGTATGAATTAACCCAGTTTATTGTCGATGTTCTGAAGGTGGAAGACGTCGGAGCATCGTTTGATGCCAGTGTCACTTATCACACGTCGTGCCATATGACCAGACTCCTTGGGGTGAAAGATGCGCCGATGAAACTGTTGAACAATGTGAAAGGGTTGAAATTCACTGAGCTGCCGAATAAGGAGAA
This Salisediminibacterium beveridgei DNA region includes the following protein-coding sequences:
- the aspS gene encoding aspartate--tRNA ligase gives rise to the protein MQERTHICGELNEMHIGETVILQGWVKRRRDLGELIFVDLRDRSGYVQIVFNGDENREAHALAEKIRSEYVIEVTGTVMKRDAENVNEKISTGTIEINVTDITILNKAKGLPFMIEDEQEINEDVRLKYRYLDLRRQKMADTMHMRYRTTKLIRDILDEEAFMEIETPILTKSTPEGARDYLVPSRVHGGSFYALPQSPQLFKQLLMVSGFERYYQIARCFRDEDLRADRQPEFTQVDIEASFMGKEAMLSMMEKMMIQLVKTLKGADVQAPFPRLTYHEAMERFGSDKPDLRFGMELKNVSELVKDSSFKVFSGTVERGDVVKGICVKGIGPDNSRKDLDNLSAFAEIYGAKGLAWLKVEDDGELKGPIAKFFNDEKSKALIDIFDASTDDVLLFVADKRKVANDVLGNLRNKFAKELKLFDPKDFNFLWVTEFPLLSYDEEMGRYMAEHHPFTRPVAADEALLTESPEKVRAEAYDLVLNGYELGGGSQRIYERDLQEKMFSALGFTDEEAKSQFGFLLDAFEYGTPPHGGIALGLDRLVMILAERTNLRDTIAFPKTASANCLLTNAPSGVSDAQLDELKLAVKDQKPADS
- a CDS encoding tRNA threonylcarbamoyladenosine dehydratase: MHHQFSRNELAIGEDGLERLKNKTVAVLGIGGVGSFSAEALVRSGVGRIILVDKDDIDITNVNRQIHALLSTVGKPKVDVMKERMMDINPDCEIIALKMFYTDETYETFFSYQPDYVIDASDTVSYKIHLMKECLNRKIPIISAMGAANKMDPSRLEIADISDTRYDPLAKVIRTRLRKEGIHSGVEVVYSEEQPIVIREEIRQKIVSEQAEKGSIRKAKLPPSSNAFVPSVSGLMMAGHVITRLLDGISIHRNN
- a CDS encoding L-lactate permease — encoded protein: MLFLTAISAILFPFIFLVLFRMPAKKGMLFSAIIFILLAFLVWGMDLHTLSASILEGFHRAVTILFILLGAIVLLNTLRQTGAVERINEGFRNISPDMRVQVVIVAFLFGSLIEGAAGFGTPAAVTGPLMVALGFTPLAAATTALIADSTSVSFGAVGTPVIVGLSNIEGAGAEMFQEVAIRITMMDLLVGTLVPFALVVVLTVAFGKKRGMSSIFSMLPWSLLVGFTYTISAFVYAYLFGPEFVAILASMTALAVATVTAKKKILLPKEVWQDALQDDFVVPDTKSEMSLLSAWSPYMIVVVLLLLTRIVEPIQNFTQTAIDFGWNDILGVEGVSSAWQVLYSPGAVLLLAAFISVFTQKKKLSNFVTATKQSLGTIQGAALALLPTLALVQVFTNSGMNAQDLVSMPQHIATVMAGSLGGMWLFVAPYLGLLGSFITGSATVSTLTFAPIQYSAALDTGLNVNLILGQQIAGAAAGNMICVHNVVAAAAVVGMVGKEGDIIRKTLIPALLYGLFLGIAGTIVLLII
- a CDS encoding (Fe-S)-binding protein, producing MKVSLFLTCLADVVYPSSVGQSSVEVLERLGCEVDFPKQQTCCGQPAFNSGFHRESRDVAKHMIKVFENAEYVVSPSGSCTAMFHEYPKLFEEDAEWLEKAEALKAKSYELTQFIVDVLKVEDVGASFDASVTYHTSCHMTRLLGVKDAPMKLLNNVKGLKFTELPNKENCCGFGGTFSVKMVPISEQMVNEKVEHIHETGANVLIGADLGCLMNIGGRLDRHGKPVKMMHIAEVLNSQA